The DNA region AGGGCGCAAAGCGACTCCAAGAAGAATTGGAGCAAATGGAGATTCTAGGAGAATCTGGCGGTGGTCTGGTGAAGGTGATTGTCAGTGGTAATCAAGAACCCAAGCGGGTAGAAATTTCTCCAGATGCTTTAGGAGAAGGTGCAGAAGTACTTTCTGATCTGGTGACAGTGGCAATGAAAGAAGCCTACAACAAATCTACAGCAACAATGCGGGAACGTATGGAAGAATTGACCAGTGGACTAGAACTTCCTGGATTTTAGTCATTAGTCATTAGTCATTGGTCATTGGACAAAGGACAAATGACTATTGACAAAGGACAAAGAATATCTATGGCTTACAAGTTGCTATTTGTCTGCTTAGGTAATATCTGCCGATCGCCATCGGCAGAAAACATTATGAATCATCTAATTGAGCAGGCTGGCTTAAGCGAACGCATACTCTGTGACTCTGCTGGTACATCTAGTTATCACGTTGGTAGCCCACCTGACAGACGCATGAGTGCTGCGGCTGCGACAAAGTTGGGAATTAAACTACGTGGTCGAGCACGCCAGTTTCAAAAGTCAGACTTTCAAGACTTTGATTTCATTTTAGCGATGGATCAAGAAAATTATGAGAACATCCTCACTCTTGATCAAACTAAGCAGTATCAGCATAAAGTACGTTTGATGTGCGAGTTTTGCTCTCGACACACCCTGAAGGAAGTTCCAGATCCCTATTACGGTGGTCAAGAGGGATTTAATCGGGTTATTGATTTACTGATCGATGCTTGTGAAGGTCTGCTGACAAAAGTTAGGAGTTATGAGTTATGAGTTAGGAATTTTAATTCCCCACTTCTGTACAGACGCCATTAATCGCGTCTCTCCTCCTCACTTTTTTATTCCACCAAACCATGCTTTATCGCAAAACGCACTAATTCCGCTCGGTTGCTGGTTGAGGTTTTTCTCAATAAACTGCTAACATACTTTTCCACTGTGCGAGGACTTAGGTGTAGCTGATGACCCATTTCGGCATTAGAAAGACCATGAGTCAATAACTCTAAGACTTCCTGTTCTCTATGAGTTAGGGATGAGTGCAACTGGGATTTCTGAATTTGAGTGGAAAGAGAATTATGGGCATCCACCGCTTTTGTCGAGGCGGAAATGCCCAAACTCTCTTTATGAGAAAACCGATACTCCGATTGAATAATTTGCGATCGCTCCAAAAGATTGCGGATTGCTGCTGCTAACTCTTCCAGTTCAAAAGGCTTGGGTAAGAATAAATCGCACCCTGACTGGTAGCCCAAAATTCTTTCCTGGGTCTTAGTTCGGGCTGTTAATAAAATTACAGGTAATAACCGAAACACTGGTTGTTGACGTACCCGGCGCACTAATTCGTAGCCATTCATCTGTGGCATCACGATATCCGTGACAATTAAATCTGGATGATGTTCATCCACCATAGCCAAAGCCTCTTGACCGTCATTAGCCGTAATCACCGAGTAGCCAGACAGTTCAAGATAGTCACTAACAGACAGGCGAGTGCCCAAATCATCATCCACTACAAGGATCGTCAAGGGCATGGACAATACACCCCTAGCATTTTTTTACTCAGAAATTTGCTTTTACGCGCTTCATCAATGAACACAGACAATAATATTCTTATGTCTCATACTATGACAGGATTACCACCTAATGATGTTTTTAGGGATGATTTATAAAGAAAATCTTAAATCCTTAGAAAGGGTTAAAGAAGTGTAACTCACCTTTGACTCGCTCTCTTTGGGAGGCATAGAGAGCTTTGTCGTTTGTAACAACTCATCAATAAAGCACAGTAAATACTACCATAGTGTAAATTAATATTAACTTAATAAATAATTTAATAAAAGCTAAGTAGGAATAAATATCTGTTATTTTTTGTTCTTTGTAATTAATTTTTAGCTAATCACTAATGATTATTGGTATCATCCCAATTCTTTATAAAACTACACAAAATCAAACTAGGTAAGACTTAGGGCTTAAGCCTCAAGTCTTACCTAACTCACAGGTTATCGGTATCATATAACTTAAAGTTGCCAGAAAACTCTTAATTGTGAACTGATAAAAGCTAAATTAGTGATATAGAGTTCATAATTTATAGCGGTTCTAAGATAAAGCCTATAATTAACAAAAAATCTAAATAATTTTTTAGGTACATTTAAAGCACACAAAATTATCAATGAGCGACAAGAGCGACAGTTACAAAGTTATTAGCGACAACCGCCAAGCCCGTTATTTGTATGAAATTCTAGAAACTTACGAAGCTGGAATTGAGTTGACAGGAACCGAGGTTAAGTCGATTCGTGCGGGTAAAGTCAATCTCAAAGATGGCTATGCTTTGCTTCGCAATGGTGAAGCATGGTTGATCAATGTCCATATCTCGCCTTATAACGCTAGTGGACAATACTTTAATCATGAACCACGGCGTACACGGAAGCTGCTGTTGCATCGCAAAGAACTCCGCAAGCTAATTGGCACAGTAGAACAGCAGGGTCTAACTTTAATCCCTTTGAAAATGTATCTCAAACGTGGCTGGGTAAAAGTAAGTATAGCCCTTGGCAAAGGTAAAAAGCTCCACGATAAACGAGAAGACCTGAAACGACGCCAAGACCAGCGTGACATTCAACGGGCAATGAAAAACTATTGAGTGTCAGTGTCGCTAAACTACCACACCACAGTGAGAAACCAATTGCTGTAAAAAGCATGTTGTATGTCCATAGCGTGAGTTGTGAAAATTTATAGTTTATAGCCGCAGATTGATTTTCTTAAAGTTGAAAATCGATAAAGTGGTGAGTAACTTCGGATGGCATAAGGAATTGTCACAACTTATGAAAAGTAATTTCATTAGAGCTATTGGTGCTGGCGTTCTCACCTTGAGTATGGGAATTTTACCCTTAACTCTATCCGCACAAGCTCAAACGACAACTGACCCCGGAGCCAATACTGGTTCAGGAACGACCACTTACAATAATGATCGCAACGGTTTTGATTGGGGTTGGCTGGGATTAATTGGTCTAGCTGGTTTGGCTGGTTTGGCTGGTAAAAAGAGTGAGAACCAACCTACTGCTTACCGCGACCCTAATGCTCCAAGCGCCACTACCTACAGAGATTAGTACTGCAAGGCGGAAGTCAAAAGGAGTCAGCCAGGCGTTGGGCGACTTAAAAGCGCTGAAGTAAGTGCCTCTCAAAAGTCAAAAGGCTTTAATTCTCTTGTGCTTTCTGGTTGAACGAAATGTAGGTTTATTTCCGCCCACCTGTACTAGACAATAGAAAATTTTTGAAGTTGTCAGTTGTTCAGTAGAAAAACAACTGACAATTTAATCATGTTAGTTTACTGTTGATTCTAAGTTAGATGAATTTGTCTGGTTTTGAGCTAAAGGTGTCCAATAGCTAGCAATTAAGGCAACTATGAGCCACCAGAGGGTATTAACTTCAGGACGATACCAAACAGTATCTACGGTTCCATGAGCTAGCATCCCCAACAAAATAGCGATCGCTCCAATTAACCAAAATCCTTCTACACTTCTCAATCGTCGCAGTCGTCGCATTTGTATAAATGCCGTGTTAAATGTGACAATTATTAGCCAGAGAAAGCAGGCTAAACCAACAAAGCCAGTTTCTACAGTCACTTCAAACAAAATCGAATAGGCACTCAAAGCAGTGTAACGAGGGCGTTGGTAAAGAGGATAAACTTGATTAAAAGAGTTGTGACCAGGGCCAATGCCGAAAATGGGGCGATCGCGAATCATCTCGAAAACAGCATCCCAAACATTTCGGCGAAAATTATTACTGCTATCTTGACGGTCAGCAAAAATGCTGAACACTCGTAGGCGCACTGGCTCTACAAATATCACTGCTAGCAACAATATACCGATCAAACCTCCTAAAACAATCGGTAGCGACCAGGTACGCCAAAAACGAGGCATTTCCACGCTTTTCCAATAAACTAGCAATGCCATCACAGCCAAAATTGCCACCACTAGCCCAATCCAACCGCCACGACTAAAAGTGAGGATCAGGCAGGCAGTATTGACAATTAACATTGTTAATGCTAAAGCTTTTTTGATCCAACTTTGCCATGCAAAAATTGCTACTAAGCTAAAAATTACTGCTGGTAAAAGGTATCCAGCCAATAAGTTAGGATTGCCTAAATAACTGTAGACTCTGGTAGTTTTAGACAGAGGAGATTCTGGATCAACCCAAGTTGCCAGTGCCGTGGCTCCAAAAAACCATTGCCGCAACCCATATACACTGACAATTAACGATACGTGTAGGTAAAGGATGATAATCCAAGACCGGAGGCGAGGCGACCTCAGTATCCTGGCACAAAGGGCAAATAGCAGCAAATACAAGGTTAACGTTCCCAAGTCGTTAAGTGCGGCTTTTTTCACTGGTGATAATGCCGTTGCGATTGCGGCAACCCCCCAGTAGAGCAACACCAGTAGGTGAATGGGAGTGACTGAGGAGACATTTGCTGGTGTTGCTTCATCAGATAAAGTCAACAACAGCCAAAATGCTACACAAGCCACCAGCAACAAGCCGATCAATGTACTCGAAGTAAAAGGTGCAAGCGCATATACTAAACTGAGTAAAGCAGCTGCTGTCGCATCTCCCCACTGAATCAAGACGCTGGTTTGTCGCCAAGAACTTAACAGTCCCACCAGAAAACGATGTACATAACTGGTAGCAAGGTATTCTTTGAGCGGGAAAGATGATAAAGTAAATCGTTGCCAGACTAAATTCATAAAAAACATTGCGATCAATTAGCCTGCCGACGCAGAACTTGGAATTGATCATAATGCCTATGGCTATAAAAAGATAATAACGAAATTGCAGTTTAGTAATGATGCTCTTATTCATAGCGATCAGCCACTACCTGTAATCTAAAACACTTCAGCTAATACTAAGTGAAGATAGCCGTTGACTAACCCTTCACCTAGTTACTACATAACAAAGCATGAATTTATATTTCCTTATTATTTATAATCCGCACCCTGTTCCCTGCTAGCTGTAATTAGACATCGCTAATTGTTTGTGAAGAAGTCGTCAATTGCAGTGGCAAAGAAAGCACATAACGATATCCTGATTCTGGTGAACCTTGAATCAAAATTTGTCCACTATGCAATTCTGCCAGTTGACAACTTAGCAACAGACCCAAACTTTCACGAGAGATATTTCCATTCGATTTAGCTAAATTTATACCTGAACTAGCAGCAAATAAATTTGAGTGATTCGCACTCAAGTGATTTGAATTATCCACCGCTACTGATGAAATATCTCCTTGCTCCTGGTTTTGTCCATGAGTATTGTAAGTTGCTACTTCACCTGTTAGCTCCAGCAGCGACAAAGAATTGAGACGGAAGTAGGGATCAACTTCAGTAATACCATCCCCTAGCCAAGGGTGGGAAACCCAAATAGTAATGTTGAGCGTATCTTCCTTGTAAGAAACATGAATACGAACAATGCTACCTGTAGCCGAAAGTTGAATCACACTGAAAACCAGGTGATAGAGGATTTGCCGCACCTTGTCTTTATCTAAAGGCCAAATGCGATTGCGTCCTGGTTCTATAGAGAGGCGAATATCTTGTTCGCGGCGATTAGCTGCTTCTTCAAGGGTATTGATAGCTTGTTGACACAGCATTTCGATATCCACAGGAGCTATATTTAGCACAGTTGAATTTTCATCCATAGCTCCTAGTTCGGTAATTTCGTTTACTAAGGAAAGTAAGTACCGACCACTGTGTTGGATAATTTCCAAATATTCTCTCTGCTTAGTCGTCAAAGGCCCATAAATCTCACGTCCTAAAACACTAGCCATACCAAGTACAGATGTTAAGGGCGTGCGTAACTCCTGAGTTAGCTGATCCAAAAGTTCCAGTTTCAGTTCCTTGGTAGAAACAGAGCCGCTATCTGTGGTGGCTGGGGTGATTTTAATTTCAGTATTCCGTTCGTCATTGATTGAAAATATCGGAGCAATTACGGGTGTACTTGATTCGAGTTTCCGTTGCAGAAGTCGGTTACGTTCAAATTCACTCATGCTCCAACGAGCTATGATTTGTAAAAACTCAATGTCTCGGTTTGTAAAATTGCGCGGCACTAAATCCATTACCGCTAATGCACCCAAACAATTTCCCTCAGCATCAATCAGTGGCGCTCCTAAGTAAGCACGAATACCATAATCCTGCACTAACTTGCTGCTAACAAGTACTGGATCTGTCAGGTTATGCGTATCATTAATTACAAATATTTGAAGACTCTCTACTACTTGAGTGCAAAAGGATTCCCGACGTGACAGTTGGCGGCTTTGTGCTAAATGATTCATTAGCCCCAGCCTAGATAAGCCCACCGCCGACTTGAACCAGTGACGTTCTTGATCCACAAATCCCAATATGGAAATTGGTGCTTCCAAAAAGTGGGCAGCAGTCTGTGTGGCTTCTTCAAAAACCGGAATCGTCTCTGGTTGCCGCAAACCTAAATCTGACAAAGCTTTAAGGCGTTGTTGTTCTCTTGATTCATGAGAGTCCCAACCATCCTTTAGAGCAAATAATTTATTTTCAGGCTCTACCATTGCCACTGCTACCTTAATAATTTCTCGATACTGTAATTGATATAAGCCCTATCTGGGTTATCAATTGCTATTTTTAAGCATTCCCTAATTTTGCCTCTGACAAACAAATTTGGAGCAAAAATTTTTTATCTCTGACATTAAGTCGGTTATTGGTGCTGAATATTCTTTATCTAACGCTGGTGTAGCCTTTATTGCTTGGGATTTTATAGCCAGACTGCGTTAGATTTAGATTCAGCCAGGGTAAGCTAATGCTAAGGATACAATACAAAGGGGCTGTCATTCTTTATGTACAGAAGGAAAAATTCTGACTGGTATATTAAAGGTAAATTTACTGAGTAACTTATAATCATGTAGCTTTTATAGCAATTATTACTTATAACAGCTAGCACTAATGGCGGACAATCCTAGATACTTTATATAAGTCTCGATTCAATAGATTAAACCTAATACAATTTTATGCTGAAATTGTGCAGGCTTTTTTATTTTTTCCATCCGAGGAAATATTTTTTTGAGGACAATTGGTAATGAATAAAATGACCATTAGAGTACCTTTTGTAGACTTGAAGTTACAACACGAACCAATTCAAACGCAATTGCAAGATGCAATCCAATCTGTATTGGAACAAGGAGATTTTATTTTAGGGCAAGCAGTCTCAGATTTTGAAGCAGCATTTGCAACAGCGTCTGGTGCAGCTTATGGAATTGGTGTTGCATCAGGAACAGATGCGATCGCTCTCGGATTGCAAGCGTGTAATATTGGCGCTGGTGATGAAGTGATTTTACCAGCAAACACTTTTATCGCAACCTTGATTGGGGTACAACGGGCTGGCGCGAAGCCAATTTTGGTAGATTGCGATCGCCAAACAGCTTTAATTGACTTAAGAAAAGCAGCAAAGGCAATTACGCCTCATACCAAAGCAATTATCCCTGTACATCTCTATGGTCAAATGGTATTACCAAGTGAACTATTGAATTTTGCTGATACCTACAAATTACTAATTTTTGAAGATGCTGCACAAGCACACCTTGCCCAAAGAGACGGATATCACGCTGGTTCAGTCGGAATAGCAGCAGCTTTTAGTTTCTATCCCAGCAAAAATTTGGGAGCATTTGGGGATGGAGGAATGCTGCTGACACGAGATTTAGATGTAGCTCAAAAGATGATGCGCTTGCGAAATTATGGTGCATCGCAAAAGTATTTTCATACTGAACCAGGTACAAATAGCCGCTTGGATACTTTACAAGCAGCAGTTTTGCACCAAAAATTACCATATTTGTCACAATGGAATCGCGCTCGCTTGACTATTGCCCAACAGTATGATAAAGAACTAGCACCCTTGGCAAATGCTGGTATTATCCCTATAGAAAACCAAAGTGATACAGGCCATGTGTATCATCTATATGTCATTAGAGTTGATGATTCTTGTCCCATAGAACGCCAGCAACTCCAAGAAAAACTTACAGCAGTAGGAATCCAAACTGGCATTCATTACCCAATTCCTTGTCATCTCCAACCGGCATTCACCAACTTAGGCTATCAGCCTGGAGATTTTCCCCAAGCAGAAAAATTGTCAAAAGAAATATTATCATTACCGATGTATCCTGGTTTGACCAGTAGCCAAATTAAAGAAGTTATAACAGCGATCGCTCATGCAGTCTCAACTTCTAAAACAGATAAACCATCTCATGCTGACCTTGGTAGCGTGGTAGCCTGAAGTTAATTCATACCTAATGTGCATCTAACAATAAGACATTAGTCATTTGTACTATCTCTCAAATTAATCACCAATGACTAATGACCAATGACTAATGACCAAAGTTTTTGAATTACTGAAAATCATGGTACTCCCGCAACAGGTTAAAAACAGAAACGCCTCAGAATTAATAAATCTAGCTATTTTAGGCGTTTTGCTGCTGCTTTATGCTCCTATATTGCTACATTGGTTGGATGGTTGGCTAAACAAAAATATCAGTACAGAACACGAATATTTCAGCCACGGAATCATTGGTTTACCATTTGCCGCTTATCTGGGCTGGATGAACCGGAAAAAGTGGAAACGTTTACCAGATACGATCCATCCTTTGGGTCCCGTTTTATTGTTATTCGGGGCAGTGTTTTATCTTAGTGGTGTTACAGAGTGGGTTAACCTTTCCTTGCCCGTTATACTAGCAGGATTATGCTTGTGGTTTAAGGGAATACCAGGTTTGCGATCGCAAGGATTCCCCCTGATACTAGTATTTTTGGCAACCCCAACGGCAGTACCCTATCTCATTGCTCCCTATACCTTGCCTCTTCAAAGCTTTATTGCTGGCACAGCAGGCTTTATACTGAATCAATTTGGTATGGACGTAACCGTAGATGAGATAAATCTCTACGTGGGAGGACGGATTGTAGAAGTTGCCCCCTATTGTGCAGGGCTGAAAATGTTGTTTACTACTCTCTACGTCGGCTTGATGCTGCTTTATTGGACAGATGCTTTGTCTTCACGTCGCACAGTTATAACGTTTTTATCTCTTGCTGCGATCGTTAGTACTTGTGCCAATATCATTCGTAATACATTACTGACTTTCTTTCACGGCACAGGTCAAGAAGCGGCTTTTAGATGGCTACATGAGGGTTGGGGTGGTGACCTCTATTCAGCTTGTATGTTGGTGTCATTAGTGCCCTTACTGAATTGGATTAATAGCTATTTTTCAGCATCAGAAACTCAGCAAGAAGGGGAAAGTCATTAGTCATTGGGCATTGGGCATTGGGCATTGGGCATTGGGCATTGGGCATTGGGCATTGGGCATTGGTTATTAATTCTTGTCCCTCATCCCCCTCATCCCCCTCACTTCTTCACTCCCCTGCTTCTTCTCTACTGATAAATATTACCTCATGGTGTGGTTTTATGAAGTAAAATTTTGCCTAAGTATTATAAATTTTACTGATGATTTCTTTCTCCAAGTTTTTTAAGGAAAACCAATTGAGTCAGGTGGCAGCACTTTTGTTATTGCTACTCTTGTTGGCAATCGGAGGGGTTCCCGGATACCTGACAGGACACTGGCAATGGAAACAGCCGCCACCTGTTACCACCCTCAAGGAGTTAAAACAGATCCGCCATGCTGGGTTAGCCCTTCCTGGTTGGCAAACTATTGAACAAGCAGAACAGCAAATTGGCGAACATAAATGGTCTTTGCAGGTAATTAAAAAAGAAGGTTCCGAATCCCAGGCAATCCTGCTTTTGCTGCCGCAAAATGGGCCTATGGATCAACCAGAGGTAGAGTGGACAGACGTTAACGGCTGG from Nostoc commune NIES-4072 includes:
- a CDS encoding GAF domain-containing sensor histidine kinase; its protein translation is MVEPENKLFALKDGWDSHESREQQRLKALSDLGLRQPETIPVFEEATQTAAHFLEAPISILGFVDQERHWFKSAVGLSRLGLMNHLAQSRQLSRRESFCTQVVESLQIFVINDTHNLTDPVLVSSKLVQDYGIRAYLGAPLIDAEGNCLGALAVMDLVPRNFTNRDIEFLQIIARWSMSEFERNRLLQRKLESSTPVIAPIFSINDERNTEIKITPATTDSGSVSTKELKLELLDQLTQELRTPLTSVLGMASVLGREIYGPLTTKQREYLEIIQHSGRYLLSLVNEITELGAMDENSTVLNIAPVDIEMLCQQAINTLEEAANRREQDIRLSIEPGRNRIWPLDKDKVRQILYHLVFSVIQLSATGSIVRIHVSYKEDTLNITIWVSHPWLGDGITEVDPYFRLNSLSLLELTGEVATYNTHGQNQEQGDISSVAVDNSNHLSANHSNLFAASSGINLAKSNGNISRESLGLLLSCQLAELHSGQILIQGSPESGYRYVLSLPLQLTTSSQTISDV
- the smpB gene encoding SsrA-binding protein SmpB, translated to MSDKSDSYKVISDNRQARYLYEILETYEAGIELTGTEVKSIRAGKVNLKDGYALLRNGEAWLINVHISPYNASGQYFNHEPRRTRKLLLHRKELRKLIGTVEQQGLTLIPLKMYLKRGWVKVSIALGKGKKLHDKREDLKRRQDQRDIQRAMKNY
- a CDS encoding IctB family putative bicarbonate transporter, coding for MNLVWQRFTLSSFPLKEYLATSYVHRFLVGLLSSWRQTSVLIQWGDATAAALLSLVYALAPFTSSTLIGLLLVACVAFWLLLTLSDEATPANVSSVTPIHLLVLLYWGVAAIATALSPVKKAALNDLGTLTLYLLLFALCARILRSPRLRSWIIILYLHVSLIVSVYGLRQWFFGATALATWVDPESPLSKTTRVYSYLGNPNLLAGYLLPAVIFSLVAIFAWQSWIKKALALTMLIVNTACLILTFSRGGWIGLVVAILAVMALLVYWKSVEMPRFWRTWSLPIVLGGLIGILLLAVIFVEPVRLRVFSIFADRQDSSNNFRRNVWDAVFEMIRDRPIFGIGPGHNSFNQVYPLYQRPRYTALSAYSILFEVTVETGFVGLACFLWLIIVTFNTAFIQMRRLRRLRSVEGFWLIGAIAILLGMLAHGTVDTVWYRPEVNTLWWLIVALIASYWTPLAQNQTNSSNLESTVN
- a CDS encoding response regulator transcription factor translates to MPLTILVVDDDLGTRLSVSDYLELSGYSVITANDGQEALAMVDEHHPDLIVTDIVMPQMNGYELVRRVRQQPVFRLLPVILLTARTKTQERILGYQSGCDLFLPKPFELEELAAAIRNLLERSQIIQSEYRFSHKESLGISASTKAVDAHNSLSTQIQKSQLHSSLTHREQEVLELLTHGLSNAEMGHQLHLSPRTVEKYVSSLLRKTSTSNRAELVRFAIKHGLVE
- the crtB gene encoding cyanoexosortase B, whose product is MVLPQQVKNRNASELINLAILGVLLLLYAPILLHWLDGWLNKNISTEHEYFSHGIIGLPFAAYLGWMNRKKWKRLPDTIHPLGPVLLLFGAVFYLSGVTEWVNLSLPVILAGLCLWFKGIPGLRSQGFPLILVFLATPTAVPYLIAPYTLPLQSFIAGTAGFILNQFGMDVTVDEINLYVGGRIVEVAPYCAGLKMLFTTLYVGLMLLYWTDALSSRRTVITFLSLAAIVSTCANIIRNTLLTFFHGTGQEAAFRWLHEGWGGDLYSACMLVSLVPLLNWINSYFSASETQQEGESH
- a CDS encoding YbaB/EbfC family nucleoid-associated protein, with translation MTGKGQGFGFGLGKMKELADAFKKAQQVQEGAKRLQEELEQMEILGESGGGLVKVIVSGNQEPKRVEISPDALGEGAEVLSDLVTVAMKEAYNKSTATMRERMEELTSGLELPGF
- a CDS encoding low molecular weight protein-tyrosine-phosphatase, which codes for MAYKLLFVCLGNICRSPSAENIMNHLIEQAGLSERILCDSAGTSSYHVGSPPDRRMSAAAATKLGIKLRGRARQFQKSDFQDFDFILAMDQENYENILTLDQTKQYQHKVRLMCEFCSRHTLKEVPDPYYGGQEGFNRVIDLLIDACEGLLTKVRSYEL
- a CDS encoding DegT/DnrJ/EryC1/StrS family aminotransferase, producing MTIRVPFVDLKLQHEPIQTQLQDAIQSVLEQGDFILGQAVSDFEAAFATASGAAYGIGVASGTDAIALGLQACNIGAGDEVILPANTFIATLIGVQRAGAKPILVDCDRQTALIDLRKAAKAITPHTKAIIPVHLYGQMVLPSELLNFADTYKLLIFEDAAQAHLAQRDGYHAGSVGIAAAFSFYPSKNLGAFGDGGMLLTRDLDVAQKMMRLRNYGASQKYFHTEPGTNSRLDTLQAAVLHQKLPYLSQWNRARLTIAQQYDKELAPLANAGIIPIENQSDTGHVYHLYVIRVDDSCPIERQQLQEKLTAVGIQTGIHYPIPCHLQPAFTNLGYQPGDFPQAEKLSKEILSLPMYPGLTSSQIKEVITAIAHAVSTSKTDKPSHADLGSVVA
- a CDS encoding WGxxGxxG family protein, whose amino-acid sequence is MKSNFIRAIGAGVLTLSMGILPLTLSAQAQTTTDPGANTGSGTTTYNNDRNGFDWGWLGLIGLAGLAGLAGKKSENQPTAYRDPNAPSATTYRD